From Amaranthus tricolor cultivar Red isolate AtriRed21 chromosome 4, ASM2621246v1, whole genome shotgun sequence:
AATCTACGAGATTAAGGTGTTCACCAGTcaaccttaaagtcgctgttactaacagcgatttgagactttactaatttttttttttatttcgctattagtaacagcgatattacaccaagcctaggtttggatgtgcggacacttattttggaaataaagttttcacgaaccttatttttagaataaagttggtaaatgatcttatttttttcaaattttctaaatttatatGATATGAATGCAGGGGTGTGAAGTATCATGAACCGGAATACTGGAAATTCGGAGAAGAAGGGAACAAATATTTCAGACATGCTACCGGTCAAATTTATGCCATTTCTAAGGACCTTGCATCTTATATTTCTATCAATGCGTAAGTCATccataattttcaaattaccgACAACAAATCATTCTTTACGGATTTGCTAATCGATTAACTATCGGATAAATTGGCAGACCCATTTTGCACCGCTATGCTAATGAAGACGTTTCTCTGGGTTCCTGGCTATTCGGCTTGGAAGTCGAACATGTGAATGATCGTTCTATGTGTTGCGGAACACCTCCAGGTATGCTCCTAAAAAGTTTATATAGGATAGAAATCAATTGGAAATTGCATTTTCCATACTTCTAACTCAAACTCTCATTCTTAAACATGTCCAAGACTGCGAATGGAAAATGCAGGCAGGAAATGTATGTGTAGCATCATTCGACTGGTCTTGCAGCGGAATATGCAAATCTGTCGAGAGGTTGAAAGATATACACAATGCTTGCGGAGAAGGAGATAATGCAGTTTGGAAGGTTGATGTTTTAGATTACTAACCGTCTCGGCTTTGGAGGGGTAGATCAGAATGGCTGACTAGAAGCTCTAGTTGATGGTACTCGACATTTGATTGCAGCAACTTTATGTTGATCTGTGCTTTGTGAGCCTTCATTGTTTTGGAGTGCATTTTGAGAAGCAAGAGGCTAATAAGACAATTTTACATAACAATGTACTTCGTTAATGATCGGAAGTATTAGTTTCAGGACATAATATATACATTTTAGTTTGCTTGAGCAAATCAAAGGAGGCATCTCATGACTCTGTTTTCTGCATAATTTCATAAATTTAATAGCTTGGCAGCATGACGTAAAGTCGTAAATACAGGTAAGAAATGGATAAAGTGAATGAAAGAAACATCTAATAACTTCACAGCATAATGTATGTTCAACAATATACAGAGCAGTTGTATGGCTCTGTTACGTTTCTTGAGTATTTACAAGCATTCCACTCCAAAACGAATTAGTAAGACGGCATGACAAGATTCTCAGTACCTGCACAGATAGCTGGTACACGCGTGTTTATCGTCTCCATTTATCGATTTCCTTAGATGCTGCATCCATTAGCTTCTTTGTGTTAATGACAAGGTCATCAACCAGTGCATTTACATCATCTCTGGAAAAATCCCACCAAATATAGACAAATGAGTTAATGCAACAGGGAGAAATAGTTATATTTAGACATAAAAACTTGATTATTAACATGCTATTTCCTCAAATATATTGAACAGTACACCTACTTAATCTCTGAACCAATGATAGGCAAATGGGttaataaaaactcaaaaagaATATTAAAACATAAAACGCCTGATTATCATTATATTCCTTTTCATACTCGGCTATGGCTGAGAAAAATCACACTTCAAGATTAAAATATATTGGATACAAATCACAGTCTATTTTCTAATCGGACGTTCTTATAAAACCTGAAAGTGTGCTAAACACAGATTTCGCTAAACACCTCCCATTGTCCCATCTAAAAACATGAGAAAAAAAATGTGCTAATAATATATCCTCTCATAGGCACAATGAAGACTCTATCATCAGTACCTTTCAGTGAGTGGAATTTTGGATTATGTATATGCAATATATCAATCAAACCTACAGATACAGATATTGAGGACTCACCTAGTCATTAAACTACCCTAAATTGATTGAGAACTCAAACCCAATCTAAAGTGCCATCGCTCAATTTTCCACAGAAAATAAGAACATAGTCACAGAGATTTCAAATAGTGAATCTATCGGAAGCTGGGATATAAGAATATTCATATAATAACAGGGCACAGAGTATCTACCAGTACAACGTTTGATGAAACAAGTGATTACTGACTGGAGGTGTACTCAAATTGTAAAGAGAAGCAACTCTGATGAGCACATGCATTTTCAAAAAAGTTGAGAAGTTCACTCATGCTAGAAAAGCATTTCTGGCTCTCAAGAAAAGATGCTTCACATAATTCATGATAAGGAGTTTTTAAGGGCATCTCTAGTTCTCAAGTTCTCATAGGACTCATATTTTTAGCATCTGACAATTGAAGGAGATAATAATCTTGTAGTATGAAGTTAGTAACTAACGCAAGTCCACTTCAGGGAAAGGTACCAACAGCAGCAGCCAGGTGTAATTGACTAATTGATGGCGATCAATTCTTAGTAAGGAAGATGATCAACAAAAATAAGTGCAAAGACGTTGGGATTTGGGACACTTGACAAAGAAAGTGCCATTTAGTTGATTCCtttttcaaagaaaaatcatTGACTCCTAATACGAAAAATCTAATTGCAGCAACATTGTGAGTCCAGCACCTTAGCACAAGCGTGAGAGGAGCAGTTTTTGGGTAAATCAGTAATTTTCACTAGATGTTTCAGCTGACCACTACTGAAACTATGCTCAATTGACCAGAATCCTAAATCATGTAAATTTACTGACAATGCAAGGCTACCACAGTACCACATTTAACCCTTTAGGGGCACCTAAAATTATGGAGTGCAGATCGTTTGTAAACAGTTTAGGTGCAGTAGTATGCTAAAAATATGCTTTTACTGTAGCAATGTAGTCTTGCTTAATTACTTTAATCATTAAAAAGGATCAAAACAAACTTGTAATTAACAGAatcagtaaaaaaaatttaaatgctGCCTATCTGATATGGTGAAAAAACTTCAAACAGAAAGTTGAAACTTTTCCACCTCAACCACACTACACATATTCTTGTAGTATGAAGTTAGCAACCCCCATACCCCCACAACTTCCACTCTTTCCAAGGCACGATAGAATAATCCTGTTTGATTAGAAGAAAATATCTACAATCAGATTAGTAGCTGAATAGAGTCACACTCactttaaagaaaaagaaaacatgCTAAAGCTTCAATATATATCTTTGCTTAGAATATTTTCTCGTTACCGGATTTGACTCTCCAACGATTTGAATGGAGAAAAAGTGTAAGCCATTGGAAGGGGAATAATACAAACAGTCCCAACATTTCAATACAAAGAGAACACCATACATTATACATACCTAGATGGAACATATGACCCACTAAAAGGCCTTGCAATATTAGAGTATCTTCTGCTCTCATCATAAGCAACTCCTTTGCCAATGCCATAACCGAAACCTAAACCCACACCACATCCGGCGCCCATGCCAAAACCTAACTGCAGTCCAGGAATTCCAGGACCTAATCCTATACCTGTAAAATCAATTATAGACAATCAACAAGCAATCCATCATGTGGAAGTAGTATTAAGATGCTAGTCAATCGTTCCAATAAATTCAGATTAGTGTTGCATAATTCAATGATTCCCAATGAACTGGCAACTGAGACATTTAAATTAAGGTCACTTTTAGAATAACGAACCAAATTAGATATTTAGATAATACATAATAACATAATCATACAGAAAGGACTTGGAATTGAACATTTATTTGCAAACATATAAACACCAATACCATTCAGTTAAATTTGTTTCcaacatacacacacataatTCTAGTAAAACTAACCATATAAACTCATCTGTTACACTAGGCAGTATTATTGAAGGAATCAATAgaataattaaacaataaacccATTGTTTCCAGCATTTAAGTTGAATTTGTCAAAGAATTTCAACCTTAGATCAACAATTAcagaaattaaacaaaaaaaaaaagttgaaagcAAAGAAGGAAAACCTCCGAGAAGGCCGAGACCAAAGCCGAAACCACAGCCGGCTCCGACACCGAAAGCAGGACCAATTTTGCCGAATTGACTAGTCTTCATTACTGGAAGCTTCCAGAGTAAACCTTTATCTGCGTCGTTGTGATCTGCACCACCATTCATCATTTGAACAATTCTCTTCTTTGTCTGTACTCTTTTCATGTCCTCTCGATTTTATACTGCTGTTGGATACTTGAAATCAAATTGGAGTATGGGTAAAGAAACGAATAAACTTAAACTTGTCCTGTATTTTTACAGTTTTAACATGAAAATGGGTCAATGAAGAGAGTTTGGGTTTAACCTATAGCCTATTCAAGTTTCCCAAATGGATAGATGAGACGGTGTTAcggtaaaattattttttttggttgacacatatatatttagtctattaatgtgattattattaattagagaaattgatcaattatatGGATTTATCTCATCGTGAGACAGTCTC
This genomic window contains:
- the LOC130811014 gene encoding protein TRIGALACTOSYLDIACYLGLYCEROL 5, chloroplastic, producing the protein MKRVQTKKRIVQMMNGGADHNDADKGLLWKLPVMKTSQFGKIGPAFGVGAGCGFGFGLGLLGGIGLGPGIPGLQLGFGMGAGCGVGLGFGYGIGKGVAYDESRRYSNIARPFSGSYVPSRDDVNALVDDLVINTKKLMDAASKEIDKWRR